In one Brassica oleracea var. oleracea cultivar TO1000 chromosome C9, BOL, whole genome shotgun sequence genomic region, the following are encoded:
- the LOC106318919 gene encoding mevalonate kinase isoform X1, with amino-acid sequence MEVKARAPGKIILAGEHAVVHGSTAVAAAIDLYTYVTLRLPLQSAAENNDRLTLQLKDLSLEFSWSVSRLKEVIPCDSSTSSPASCSGETLKSIAVLVEEQNIPEEKIWLSSGISTFLWLYTSIRGFSPATVIITTELPYGSGLGSSAAFCVALTSALIASSILDKTHHEGWSSLDETNLELLNKWAFEGEKIIHGKPSGIDNTVSAYGNMIKFCSGEITRLQSNMPLRMLITNTKVGRNTKALVSGVSERTVRHPDAMKSVFNAVDSISKELAAIIQSKDQNSVTEKEESIKELMEINQGLLQSMGVSHSSIDTVIRTTLKHKLTSKLTGAGGGGCVLTLLPTVVSGTVVDKVVEELESSGFQCFTASIGGNGAEICF; translated from the exons ATGGAGGTGAAAGCGAGAGCTCCGGGAAAGATCATACTCGCAGGGGAACATGCGGTTGTTCATGGTTCCACGGCAGTAGCAGCGGCCATTGATCTCTACACTTACGTCACTCTACGCCTTCCTCTTCAATCAG CTGCTGAGAACAATGATAGGCTTACACTTCAGCTCAAGGACCTTTCCTTGGAGTTTTCCTGGTCCGTATCCAGACTCAAAGAAGTGATTCCTTGTGATTCAAGCACTTCTTCACCAGCTTCATGTTCAGGCGAGACCCTTAAATCAATTGCTGTTTTGGTTGAAGAGCAAAATATTCCAGAGGAAAAAATCTGGCTGTCCTCTGGGATCTCCACCTTCCTCTGGCTATACACCAGTATCAGAGG ATTCAGTCCGGCTACGGTCATCATTACAACAGAGCTTCCATACGGATCTGGCCTCGGTTCATCAGCAGCTTTCTGTGTAGCTCTCACGTCTGCTCTCATTGCATCTTCTATCTTAGACAAAACACACCATGAAGGTTGGAGTTCTCTAGATGAGACTAATCTCGAGTTGCTGAATAAATGGGCTTTTGAAGGTGAAAAGATCATCCACGGGAAGCCTTCTGGGATCGACAACACCGTCAGTGCATACG GCAACATGATCAAGTTCTGCTCAGGGGAGATAACTCGATTACAGTCAAACATGCCCCTGAGAATGCTAATCACCAACACTAAAGTAGGACGGAACACGAAGGCTCTGGTCTCTGGTGTATCAGAGAGAACAGTCAGACATCCAGATGCTATGAAGTCGGTGTTCAATGCTGTGGACTCTATAAGCAAAGAGCTAGCTGCGATCATCCAATCTAAAGACCAGAACTCGGTTACTGAGAAAGAAGAGAGTATAAAAGAACTCATGGAGATTAACCAAGGCTTGCTGCAGTCAATGGGGGTTAGCCACAGCTCTATTGATACCGTGATCAGAACCACGCTCAAGCACAAGCTTACCTCAAAACTCACTGGAGCTGGAGGTGGTGGCTGCGTCCTCACTCTGTTACCTACAG TGGTTTCAGGGACGGTGGTGGACAAAGTTGTGGAGGAGCTTGAGTCCAGTGGTTTTCAGTGCTTCACTGCATCCATTGGTGGTAACGGAGCTGAGATTTGCTTTTGA
- the LOC106318919 gene encoding mevalonate kinase isoform X2, with translation MEVKARAPGKIILAGEHAVVHGSTAVAAAIDLYTYVTLRLPLQSAAENNDRLTLQLKDLSLEFSWSVSRLKEVIPCDSSTSSPASCSGETLKSIAVLVEEQNIPEEKIWLSSGISTFLWLYTSIRGFSPATVIITTELPYGSGLGSSAAFCVALTSALIASSILDKTHHEGWSSLDETNLELLNKWAFEGEKIIHGKPSGIDNTVSAYGNMIKFCSGEITRLQSNMPLRMLITNTKVGRNTKALVSGVSERTVRHPDAMKSVFNAVDSISKELAAIIQSKDQNSVTEKEESIKELMEINQGLLQSMGVSHSSIDTVIRTTLKHKLTSKLTGAGGGGCVLTLLPTGTVVDKVVEELESSGFQCFTASIGGNGAEICF, from the exons ATGGAGGTGAAAGCGAGAGCTCCGGGAAAGATCATACTCGCAGGGGAACATGCGGTTGTTCATGGTTCCACGGCAGTAGCAGCGGCCATTGATCTCTACACTTACGTCACTCTACGCCTTCCTCTTCAATCAG CTGCTGAGAACAATGATAGGCTTACACTTCAGCTCAAGGACCTTTCCTTGGAGTTTTCCTGGTCCGTATCCAGACTCAAAGAAGTGATTCCTTGTGATTCAAGCACTTCTTCACCAGCTTCATGTTCAGGCGAGACCCTTAAATCAATTGCTGTTTTGGTTGAAGAGCAAAATATTCCAGAGGAAAAAATCTGGCTGTCCTCTGGGATCTCCACCTTCCTCTGGCTATACACCAGTATCAGAGG ATTCAGTCCGGCTACGGTCATCATTACAACAGAGCTTCCATACGGATCTGGCCTCGGTTCATCAGCAGCTTTCTGTGTAGCTCTCACGTCTGCTCTCATTGCATCTTCTATCTTAGACAAAACACACCATGAAGGTTGGAGTTCTCTAGATGAGACTAATCTCGAGTTGCTGAATAAATGGGCTTTTGAAGGTGAAAAGATCATCCACGGGAAGCCTTCTGGGATCGACAACACCGTCAGTGCATACG GCAACATGATCAAGTTCTGCTCAGGGGAGATAACTCGATTACAGTCAAACATGCCCCTGAGAATGCTAATCACCAACACTAAAGTAGGACGGAACACGAAGGCTCTGGTCTCTGGTGTATCAGAGAGAACAGTCAGACATCCAGATGCTATGAAGTCGGTGTTCAATGCTGTGGACTCTATAAGCAAAGAGCTAGCTGCGATCATCCAATCTAAAGACCAGAACTCGGTTACTGAGAAAGAAGAGAGTATAAAAGAACTCATGGAGATTAACCAAGGCTTGCTGCAGTCAATGGGGGTTAGCCACAGCTCTATTGATACCGTGATCAGAACCACGCTCAAGCACAAGCTTACCTCAAAACTCACTGGAGCTGGAGGTGGTGGCTGCGTCCTCACTCTGTTACCTACAG GGACGGTGGTGGACAAAGTTGTGGAGGAGCTTGAGTCCAGTGGTTTTCAGTGCTTCACTGCATCCATTGGTGGTAACGGAGCTGAGATTTGCTTTTGA
- the LOC106318918 gene encoding pentatricopeptide repeat-containing protein At5g27460, producing MYSRIRLAAKTSFLARLLSSSASTDTLKKILRNNSVPSLLQQRVDSGHPVTLSELRFISNRLIRSNRHDLALQMMEWMETRKDVNFSAYDTALKLELIIKARGLKQAEEYFEQLQSSVSAARSAYPPLLRGYVKGRLVQEAEALMEKLNVLGFLVTPHPFNEMMKLYEATRQYEKVVMVIRLMKRNKIPRNVLSYNLWMNACCEASGVGDVESVYGEMVGDKSVEVGWSSLCTLGNVYVKAGFVEKAKLVLESAEKKLNRSNRLGYFFLITMYASLGNKEGVVRLWEGSKSVSGRMTCANYICVLSSLVRLGDLTEAERVFEEWEEKCCNYDVRVSNVLLGAYTRNGLIREAESLHNRVLERGGSPNYKTWEILMEGWVKCQSMEKAIDAMHRAFELMKGCHWRPSQRIVMAIAEYFEKGEKMEEANIYVRDLHRIGLASLPLYRLLLRMHEHVQRPASHIYDMMKSDNIQMAEGSLR from the exons ATGTATAGCAGGATTCGCTTGGCTGCGAAGACGAGTTTCTTAGCGAGGCTCCTGTCTTCAAGCGCCTCCACGGATACGTTGAAGAAGATACTGAGAAATAACTCTGTCCCCTCCCTGCTTCAACAACGCGTCGACTCGGGTCACCCCGTCACGTTATCGGAGCTCCGGTTCATCTCCAATCGCCTAATCAGATCGAACCGTCACGATCTCGCACTCCAG ATGATGGAGTGGATGGAGACTCGAAAAGACGTTAACTTTAGTGCCTACGACACTGCTCTTAAGCTGGAACTGATCATCAAAGCCCGTGGCTTGAAACAAGCCGAGGAATATTTCGAGCAGCTTCAAAGCTCTGTTTCAGCAGCTAGATCAGCTTACCCCCCTCTCCTCCGTGGCTATGTTAAAGGTAGGTTGGTTCAAGAAGCTGAAGCTCTCATGGAGAAGCTGAATGTATTGGGGTTTCTTGTAACTCCGCACCCGTTCAACGAGATGATGAAGCTTTACGAAGCGACTCGTCAGTATGAGAAAGTAGTGATGGTGATTCGGTTGATGAAGAGGAACAAGATACCGAGGAATGTTCTTTCTTATAATCTCTGGATGAACGCGTGCTGCGAAGCGTCAGGCGTTGGAGATGTGGAGAGTGTTTATGGGGAGATGGTTGGGGACAAGAGTGTTGAAGTTGGGTGGAGCTCGTTGTGTACTCTAGGGAATGTTTATGTTAAGGCTGGTTTTGTTGAGAAGGCTAAGTTGGTGCTTGAGAGTGCAGAGAAGAAGTTGAATAGGAGTAATAGGCTTGGATACTTCTTCCTCATCACTATGTATGCTTCTTTGGGAAACAAGGAAGGAGTTGTTCGTTTGTGGGAAGGTTCCAAGTCTGTTTCCGGGAGGATGACTTGTGCAAACTACATATGTGTGTTGTCCTCCTTGGTGAGACTTGGTGATCTTACAGAGGCTGAGAGGGTGTTTGAGGAGTGGGAGGAGAAATGCTGTAACTATGATGTTAGAGTCTCTAATGTTCTTTTGGGTGCTTACACTCGTAATGGACTGATCCGCGAAGCCGAGTCCTTGCATAACCGTGTGTTGGAGAGAGGAGGCAGTCCAAACTACAAGACTTGGGAGATTTTGATGGAGGGATGGGTGAAATGTCAAAGTATGGAGAAAGCTATTGATGCTATGCACCGAGCATTCGAGCTAATGAAGGGATGTCACTGGAGACCGTCTCAAAGAATCGTCATGGCCATTGCTGAGTACTTTGAGAAGGGGGAGAAAATGGAGGAAGCAAACATATATGTTAGAGATTTGCATCGTATTGGTCTTGCAAGTTTGCCGTTGTATAGATTGTTACTTAGAATGCATGAACATGTCCAGAGGCCAGCTTCTCACATCTATGATATGATGAAGTCAGACAACATTCAAATGGCTGAGGGGAGTTTGAGATAG
- the LOC106317033 gene encoding serine--tRNA ligase-like, which yields MLDINLFREEKGKDPEIIRESQRRRFASVDLVDEVINLDKEWRQRQFEVEGLRSEFNKLNKQVAKLKISGGDASEVIQQAEKNKQDAADKEKEVGDAYAKLKEKLVKVGNLVPDSVPVSNDEADNPVIKDCGEKPVFAPGQKVLNHVDLVEKTFIANNKRGAKIAGGRGYFLRGDGVLLNQALISFGLAHLRKRGYTALQPPFIMRKEVMAKSAQLSEFDEQLYKVTGKGKDKDVTGEGDGKYLIATAEQPLCAYHMDEWIPTPELPIKYAGYSTCFRTEAGSHGRDQLGLFRVHQFEKIEQFCVTSPDENKSWEMLEEMMKNSEEFYQALKLPYRVVEIVSGALNDAAAKKYDLEGWFPASGTYRELVSCSNCTDYQARRLEIRYGRKKSNEETKYVHMLNSTLTATERTICCILENYQREDRVEVPEVLLPFMDGVTYLPFRT from the exons ATGTTGGATATAAATCTATTTAGAGAAGAGAAGGGTAAAGATCCAGAGATCATCCGTGAATCACAACGCCGGAGATTCGCCAGCGTTGATCTCGTCGATGAGGTCATCAACCTCGACAAGGAATGGCGTCAGC GTCAATTTGAAGTAGAGGGTTTACGATCGGAGTTCAACAAGCTGAACAAGCAAGTCGCCAAGCTCAAGATT TCTGGTGGTGATGCAAGTGAGGTGATTCAGCAAGCGGAGAAGAACAAACAAGACGCTGCTGATAAGGAAAAGGAAGTTGGTGATGCTTATGCTAAGCTCAAAGAAAAGTTGGTGAAAGTTGGAAATCTCGTCCCTGACTCAGTTCCAGTTAGTAACGATGAG GCAGATAATCCTGTGATAAAAGATTGCGGTGAGAAGCCGGTTTTTGCGCCTGGTCAGAAGGTGTTGAACCATGTGGATCTCGTTGAGAAGACCTTCATTGCAAATAATAAGAGAG GTGCTAAAATTGCTGGAGGAAGAGGGTACTTCCTGAGAGGAGACGGTGTGCTACTTAACCAAGCTCTTATCAGCTTTGGGCTAGCCCATTTGAGAAAGCGAGGATACACCGCATTGCAACCTCCTTTTATTATGAGGAAGGAGGTCATGGCCAAGTCCGCACAGTTGTCAGAGTTTGATGAACAACTTTACAAG GTAACTGGTAAAGGAAAAGACAAAGACGTCACTGGTGAAGGAGATGGCAAATACCTGATTGCAACTGCTGAGCAACCTCTTTGTGCGTACCATATGGATGAATGGATCCCTACCCCAGAGCTTCCCATAAA ATATGCTGGTTACTCGACCTGCTTTAGGACAGAAGCTGGTTCCCATGGAAGAGACCAACTTGGCCTTTTCCGTGTTCATCAGTTTGAGAAAATTGAACAGTTTTGCGTCACCAGTCCTGACGAGAACAAATCGTGGGAGATGCTTGAGGAGATGATGAAGAACTCTGAAGAGTTTTACCAAGCG CTAAAACTCCCATACCGAGTGGTGGAGATTGTGTCTGGAGCATTGAACGATGCAGCTGCGAAAAAATATGATTTGGAAGGTTGGTTTCCTGCGTCTGGTACTTACAGAGAGCTTGTGTCGTGTTCCAACTGTACAGACTACCAAGCTAGAAGACTTGAGATTAGATACGGTCGGAAAAAG AGCAATGAGGAGACGAAGTATGTGCATATGCTGAATTCGACTCTTACCGCGACAGAGAGGACCATTTGCTGCATTCTCGAGAACTACCAGCGAGAGGATCGTGTGGAGGTCCCTGAGGTTTTGCTCCCGTTTATGGACGGAGTGACGTATTTGCCCTTCAGGACTTAG
- the LOC106313434 gene encoding peroxisomal adenine nucleotide carrier 2-like: MGVDLESISEATSGAIGSLLSTTILYPLDTCKSKYQAEISVPGNHKYRRISDVFWEAISSGNVLSLYQGLGTKNVQSFVSSFIYFYSYSYFKRLHSERIGSKSIGTTANLLIAAASAAFTNILTQPLDTASSRMQTSEFGNAKGFWKTLTEGTWGDAYDGMGITLLLTPNPAIQYTVFDQLKQNLVEKRKAKANKDSSPVVISSFMAFLLGAISKSAATVITYPLIRCKVMIQAADDTKDNEAKKPRERIKKTIPGVIYAIWEKEGVLGFFKGLQAQILKTVLSSALLLMIKEKITATTWFLILAIRKTLFVTKGRLKSS; encoded by the exons ATGGGCGTTGATTTGGAATCTATCTCGGAGGCCACCTCCGGAGCTATAGGATCCCTTCTGAGCACAACCATCTTATACCCTCTCGACACCTGCAAATCCAAGTACCAAGCCGAGATCAGTGTCCCCGGTAACCACAAATACAG ACGCATATCAGATGTCTTTTGGGAAGCCATTTCTTCAGGGAACGTTCTCTCGTTGTATCAAGGCCTAGGGACTAAGAACGTGCAGTCCTTTGTTTCCTCGTTCATCTACTTTTATAGCTACAGCTACTTCAAGAGGTTGCATAGTGAGAGGATTGGTTCTAAGTCGATTGGCACAACGGCTAACCTCCTCATCGCTGCTGCTTCTGCTGCTTTTACTAATATATTGACCCAA CCTCTTGATACAGCTTCGTCGAGGATGCAAACAAGCGAGTTTGGGAATGCAAAAGGGTTTTGGAAGACGTTAACCGAGGGTACTTGGGGAGATGCTTATGATGGCATGGGGATTACTCTTTTACTCACCCCTAATCCTGCTATTCAG TATACAGTGTTTGATCAGCTGAAACAGAACCTCGTTGAGAAAAGAAAGGCAAAAGCCAACAAAGACTCTTCCCCTGTAGTCATCTCTTCCTTCATGGCCTTCTTGTTGGGTGCCATCTCTAAATCTGCTGCTACCGTCATCACTTATCCACTAATCAG ATGCAAGGTGATGATTCAAGCAGCAGATGACACAAAGGATAATGAAGCGAAGAAGCCACGAGAAAGAATCAAGAAAACGATTCCAGGGGTCATCTATGCTATATGGGAAAAAGAAGGGGTCTTGGGGTTCTTCAAAGGCTTGCAGGCTCAGATCTTAAAGACAGTTCTGAGCTCTGCGTTGCTACTGATGATCAAGGAGAAAATCACAGCAACCACATGGTTTCTCATTCTAGCCATAAGAAAAACTCTGTTTGTCACAAAAGGTAGGTTGAAAAGCTCATAA